ACTAAATGGATATAGTTGATACCACATCAAAGGGCGCGTTTTCGATATGCCTATCGTTCGCTGAATATTAATCTTAATTATTATTATACACATATCAAAACAGACTAAGTATTATCATTAGTATTATTCTTGCCAGTCGAGTTATTTGAGCGAGAGTATTTTATGATTTTAAACGTTCCTCTTTTTAAAGCACGATTATATTCCGACAGACTGATAGTTTTTACAGTGGCGTTCTCATATTTAATCGTTATCTGTTCATGAAAAATATCACATTTATCGATTCTACCCTCAACCCCCTCGAAATTACAGCTGCAATATAAAGGCGGATACTTCGGGAGTACCGATTCATAATAATCCTGTTCATATTGCAAACAGCATAAAAGCCGGCCGCAGTTGCCGGAAATCTTTTGAGGATTTAAAGCCAGCTTTTGAGTTCTTGCCATCTGCGTAGATATTGCGTGAAAGTTATTAAGAAAACGTGAACAGCACTGTTCTTTACCGCAGATGCCAAAGCCGCTAATTCTCTTAGCCTCGTCTCTGACACCTATTTGCCGAAGCTCTATCCGGGTGCGAAATGTCGCCGCCAAATCCTTAACAAGTTCGCGAAAATCGACCCTTTTTTCGGCGGTAAAGTAAAATGTTATCTTATTACAATCGAACTGGTATTCAACATCAACTAATTTCATCCTAAGTTGATGTTTGTTGATAAATTTCAGACATTCAATTTTTGATTCCGATTCTTTTTGACGGTTGAATTTTAGCCGTTCCAAATCGCTCTCTGTCGCCAATCGCGTTATATTAAATTGTTCATCATTTGGATTGTTTTCATCTTCTTTAGCTTCCCGACGTACTAATCCCATATCCTCGCCGCGCTCGGCTTGAACTATGGCATATTTACCCGGTGCTATTTTCAAATCGTTTGGGGCATTATAGACAAATCGGCGATGGCCCTTAAATTCTATATAGTATTTCAAAAATCCTCCACAAACATTATCAATCAAACCGTCTGGTTCGATTGAATTCAATAAATGCGCCTATAAATGCTATATCGGCAGACACATTATTTGTTCCATGTGCTTTTGATGCTTTTACCAGAGCAGGAAACCACTTCCGCAATATTTCAACAGACGGACCTGACTGGGCGCATTCTATTATCTTATCCTTAATATCTATATTTATTATCGAATTATCAAGCCCCAATTTAGCAATATAGATATCATGTAGTATTTTTTCCATAATTTCGAAATCATATCTAACCTCATCAAAATTAGGCCAACGGTATCGGCGATGGAGGCTCTCAATTGTTTTCGGTAATGGTGATGATGTTATAAAATCAGATAAAAGTTTCCAAAGTAAATCTCGCCGCGATATTGTTTCATCCTCAAATGCTTTTAACGCCAACCCGGGACTTCCGGAACTGAAACTGATATAGAAATCGACAGCTTTTTTAACCCCATGTTCGATAAGGTAATTTCTTATTAAATCATCGCTTACCGGAGCTAAGGCAAATCTTGTGGTGCGGGAAACGAGAGTTGGCAATAATAATTGTGGTTTCGATGTAGTCAGTATTATTAGCGAATCTTCCGGCGGTTCTTCAACTGTTTTTAAAAATAGGTCAGCTGCCCCGAAAGCCATCTGATCGATATCGCAAATCACAATTGCGCGCCTTTTACCAAGCATCGGCTTTTTACCAACGGTTTTTTTCAGGTCTTTGATTACACTTACAGGAATATTGCCTTTTCTCTTGAAAGTTACCTGCCGGTAGGGGTCGGCGAGTTTTTCATTTCGAAATCGATTGGCTTCATCGAGAGCCTCATCAGAGAAACGCGCACCGCCTGTAGTTGGGTCGGAAAAATGAAAAACAGGATTTTTCTTAGATTCGCTGGCAATATTTGGAAAAGGAAACACCAATAAAAAATCGGGATGATTTTGATTATTAATGCTTCGGCAGCTAAAACACTTGCCGCACCCGCTGTTATTATCCGAGCAGAGAAAACGTCGGACAATATATTGGGCAAGAGCAAATTTTCCGATACCGGGCGAACCGGTTATAAGCAATGCCTGCCCCCGTTTGCCAAGCTTGATAAGACGATCTATCTTGGCAATCGTCTTTTCCTGTCCCAGTATTTTAGTTATCTCAGCCATGGCAGCGGATCCAATTGTTCCTTGCCAAACCTAAGCTCAAAATGCAGTATTGAATCGGAAAATGAGCCGGTTTCGCCTACAGCAGCTATGATTTCCCCGGCGGCAATAAATTGACCTATCTCCACTAATATATCATCGAGATGGGCATATAATGTATAATAGCCGCCGCCATGACCAAGAATGATAAAACTTCCATAACCCCTGAGCCATGATATATAAACAGCCTCGCCGCTTGATGCGGCATATACGGGAACTCCCGCAGAGGCTTTAATATCTATTCCCGGATTCAATATCACGGTATAATACTTTTTATCTGTAATTTTACCAAACCTCCGAATAATTTTACCTCTAACCGGCCACACAAGCTTGCCCTTAAGCCTTAAAAACGTCTTAGCTGATTCTTTATCCAAAGCGGTTTTATGTTCTGATAGTATATCGATTATAGCGGATATCCGGTCTTGGTCCTTATTTAATTGTTCAATCGCCGTTAATTCAACATTCTTCTGAGCTCTTACTTCTTTTAGTAGATGTTTCCTTTTCTTGCGGTTTAATTGTATTTGCCGGTTCTGTATCTTTTGTTCTCGATTCAGTTTTTTTATAGATTCTATTCTTTCTACAATAGCAGCTTTTTCAGTGATAATTTGCTGATTAAGTTCTTCAATATCCGAGATAATTTTTTTATCATATCCGTTCAAAA
The Candidatus Zixiibacteriota bacterium DNA segment above includes these coding regions:
- a CDS encoding peptidoglycan DD-metalloendopeptidase family protein; this encodes MTKPLTIIAIAILFIILIDVNISSADEKTAIGLENAISNRKGELESIQSELKQKQQRLSTLENEEKDYIGNLYAIEEQLNLNNRLLTKTKNQIKDLNRLIEELKTKLENNESELTYQEKVLVERLVWIYKRSRVSPLLNALSAGSPLMSARRLYMFSLLNGYDKKIISDIEELNQQIITEKAAIVERIESIKKLNREQKIQNRQIQLNRKKRKHLLKEVRAQKNVELTAIEQLNKDQDRISAIIDILSEHKTALDKESAKTFLRLKGKLVWPVRGKIIRRFGKITDKKYYTVILNPGIDIKASAGVPVYAASSGEAVYISWLRGYGSFIILGHGGGYYTLYAHLDDILVEIGQFIAAGEIIAAVGETGSFSDSILHFELRFGKEQLDPLPWLR